One window of Lacerta agilis isolate rLacAgi1 chromosome 14, rLacAgi1.pri, whole genome shotgun sequence genomic DNA carries:
- the LOC117057836 gene encoding olfactory receptor 5B21-like, translating into MQLLSSTDKENQPNVTEFVLIGFSNLRELQILLFLLFLLFYMVTLVGNILIVMLVIADKHLHTPMYFFLGNFSGLETCYSSTILPKTLASLLTGDRSIQFNLCFVQHYFFASFGAAECYLLSVMSYDRYLAICRPLHYATRMNGKFCVKLVGVSFISGFLAISITIILVSRLAFCGPNEINHFFCDVFPLIELSCSDTSLLRILIFLVASVFTVPPFLLTLISYASIITAILRIKSTSGRQKAFSTCSSHLIVVTIFYSTIAIVYVLPNTVTLRDLNKVFSVFYAVLTPMINPLVYSLRNKEVKKALKRQIHRLLVDT; encoded by the coding sequence ATGCAACTTCTAAGCAGCACCGATAAGGAAAATCAACCTAATGTGACCGAGTTTGTCCTTATAGGATTTAGTAATCTCCGAGAGCTGCAAATTCTTCTCTTCttgctttttctgcttttctACATGGTTACCTTGGTTGGGAACATTCTCATTGTCATGCTTGTTATAGCTGATAAACATCTTCAtacccccatgtacttcttccttggGAATTTTTCTGGCCTGGAGACCTGCTATAGTTCTACTATTCTGCCCAAGACTCTGGCCAGCCTTTTAACTGGTGACAGATCTATTCAGTTCAATCTCTGCTTTGTTCAGCACTATTTCTTTGCATCGTTTGGGGCAGCTGAGTGCTATCTCTTATCTGTGATGTCCTATGATCGCTACTTAGCTATATGCCGACCCTTGCATTATGCAACCCGTATGAATGGTAAGTTCTGTGTGAAGTTAGTTGGTGTCTCTTTCATCAGTGGATTTCTGGCTATTTCCATAACAATAATATTAGTGTCCAGGTTAGCTTTCTGTGGCCCCAATGAAATAAATCATTTCTTTTGTGATGTCTTTCCACTCATAGAATTGTCTTGCAGTGACACTAGTCTTTTGAGGATTTTGATTTTCCTTGTTGCTTCTGTATTCACCGTTCCTCCATTTTTGCTGACGTTGATATCGTATGCTTCCATTATCACTGCCATATTGAGAATCAAGTCCACCAGTGGCAGACAAAAGGCCTTTTCTACTTGCTCATCTCATCTTATTGTGGTCACAATTTTCTATTCCACAATAGCCATTGTCTATGTGTTACCAAACACTGTCACACTGAGAGACCTTAACAAAGTATTCTCTGTCTTCTATGCTGTCCTGACTCCCATGATAAATCCACTTGTCTACAGCCTGAgaaacaaagaagtaaagaaggCACTGAAGAGACAGATCCATCGGTTGCTTGTAGATACATAG
- the LOC117057837 gene encoding olfactory receptor 6N1-like: MQADETPELKNQTAIKEFILLGFRHFQNMKIILLLVFSLIYIMTMAGNVLIVVLVVTDRHLHTPMYFFLGNLSCLESLYTSAILPRMLASFLTGDRTISVNGCFVQHYIFAYLAAVECYLLSAMSYDRYLAICKPLHYASLMDGKLCLQMAAGSWVTGFLASTTTIILMSRLVFCGPNEIDHFFCDTFPVMKLSCSNTVLLRILILIFVSIFTLPPFTLTLMSYVYIIAAILKIPSITGRQKAFSTCSSHLTVVTIFYGTIAAAYALPDSATMGDVNKAFSVFYTIITPLINPLIYSLRNKDVRESLQRSAVVAWVRTQVTDHKGGFCRMCKQTNRKITRRETGSFHENH; encoded by the coding sequence ATGCAGGCTGATGAAACCCCAGAACTGAAAAATCAAACAGCCATCAAGGAATTCATTCTGTTGGGAttcaggcattttcaaaacatgAAGATTATTCTGCTACTGGTTTTTTCCCTGATCTACATAATGACtatggctgggaatgtcctcatAGTTGTGCTGGTTGTGACTGATCGACACCTTCATACTCCCATGTATTTCTTCTTGGGGAACTTATCTTGCTTGGAGTCCCTGTACACTTCAGCTATATTGCCTAGAATGCTGGCTAGCTTCCTGACTGGAGACAGGACTATTTCAGTCAATGGTTGCTTTGTGCAACATTATATTTTTGCATATCTGGCAGCTGTGGAGTGTTATCTCCTTTCTGCTATGTCCTATGATCGCTATTTAGCCATATGCAAACCTCTCCATTATGCATCCCTAATGGATGGCAAGTTGTGCCTCCAAATGGCAGCTGGATCTTGGGTGACTGGCTTTCTTGCTAGTACTACAACAATCATATTGATGTCACGGTTAGTCTTCTGTGGTCCTAATGAGATTGACCATTTCTTTTGTGACACTTTCCCAGTTATGAAGTTGTCTTGTAGCAACACAGTTCTTTTAAGAatactgattttaatttttgtatctaTATTTACCCTTCCTCCATTTACACTAACCTTAATGTCATACGTCTATATCATTGCTGCCATTCTAAAGATCCCATCCATTACTGGGAGGCAAAAAGCCTTCTCCACCTGCTCCTCACACCTCACTGTGGTAACCATTTTCTATGGCACAatagcagctgcatatgccttaCCAGACTCTGCCACCATGGGAGATGTGAACAAAGCCTTTTCTGTCTTTTACACAATCATAACACCGCTGATCAACCCTCTCATATACAGTCTAAGAAACAAGGATGTAAGGGAGTCTCTTCAGAGGTCTGCAGTTGTAGCATGGGTCAGAACTCAGGTAACGGATCATAAAGGAGGATTCTGCAGAATGTGTAAGCAAACAAATAGGAAAATAACAAGAAGGGAAACGGGAAGTTTTCATGAAAACCATTAA